In Spirochaetaceae bacterium, one genomic interval encodes:
- a CDS encoding helix-turn-helix transcriptional regulator encodes MLGTNLRRLRTSTGLSQEELASRSSLHRTYISSVERGQRNVSVENIFLLAKALGAEPSDLLRVDREGER; translated from the coding sequence ATACTCGGAACCAACCTCCGGCGTCTCCGGACCTCGACGGGGTTATCTCAGGAGGAACTCGCTTCACGTTCGAGTCTCCATAGGACGTACATTAGTTCGGTAGAACGTGGCCAGCGCAACGTCTCAGTCGAGAACATTTTCTTGCTGGCAAAGGCTTTAGGAGCTGAGCCTTCGGACCTTCTCCGTGTCGACCGAGAGGGTGAGCGCTGA
- a CDS encoding ABC transporter permease, with protein sequence MLYYLLRRSLYMLLLLVVLSMAGFAIIQLPPGDYLNSYIQALAMRGAAPDEAELAALKRQYGLDLPLHRQYLKWAGRALAGDFGRSMDWRKPVSELIADRMLLTVIMNAAAMVFIYVVAIPIGIFAATHQYSVGDHALTVVSLTGLATPQFLLALVLMVFMVRNFGASVGGLFSPEYVDAAWSVGRVIDLLAHLPVPVVIIGLSGTAALIRVMRSGVLDELKKQYVVTARAKGATERALLFKYPVRVAINPIISTVGWMLPATISGGTITAVVLSLPTVGPMLLRALRNQDMFLGGTIVMLLGFLTVIGTFVSDMLLMWIDPRIRYERSR encoded by the coding sequence GTGCTGTACTACCTCCTGCGCCGCTCGCTCTACATGCTGCTGCTGCTGGTGGTGCTGTCGATGGCGGGCTTCGCCATCATCCAGCTCCCGCCCGGCGACTACCTGAACAGCTATATCCAGGCGCTGGCGATGCGCGGCGCCGCCCCGGACGAGGCGGAGCTGGCCGCGCTCAAGCGGCAGTACGGCCTCGACCTGCCGCTGCACCGCCAATACCTGAAGTGGGCCGGGCGCGCGCTGGCCGGCGATTTCGGTCGCTCCATGGACTGGCGCAAGCCGGTATCGGAGCTGATCGCCGACCGCATGCTGCTGACGGTGATCATGAACGCCGCGGCGATGGTGTTCATCTACGTGGTGGCGATCCCGATCGGGATCTTCGCCGCCACCCACCAGTACTCGGTCGGCGACCATGCGCTGACGGTGGTCAGCCTGACCGGGCTGGCGACGCCGCAGTTCCTGCTCGCGCTGGTGCTGATGGTGTTCATGGTGCGCAACTTCGGCGCCAGCGTCGGTGGCCTGTTCTCGCCCGAGTACGTCGACGCCGCCTGGAGCGTGGGCCGGGTGATCGACCTGCTGGCGCACCTGCCGGTGCCGGTGGTCATCATCGGCCTGTCCGGTACCGCGGCGCTGATCCGGGTGATGCGCAGCGGGGTGCTCGACGAGTTGAAGAAACAGTACGTGGTGACCGCCCGCGCCAAGGGCGCCACCGAGCGCGCGCTGCTGTTCAAGTACCCGGTGCGGGTGGCGATCAACCCGATCATCAGCACGGTCGGCTGGATGCTGCCGGCCACCATCTCGGGCGGGACGATCACGGCGGTGGTGCTCAGCCTGCCCACGGTGGGGCCGATGCTGCTGCGCGCCCTGCGCAACCAGGACATGTTCCTGGGCGGCACCATCGTCATGCTGCTCGGCTTCCTGACCGTGATCGGGACCTTCGTCTCCGACATGTTGCTGATGTGGATCGACCCGCGCATCCGCTACGAACGGAGCCGTTGA
- a CDS encoding ABC transporter permease produces the protein MSSAAATAAEQAEERLFLASQWRLMWRRLGRHRVALAGGVVLLLFYLTMCLGAEFCATYTRDTRFKAFSFAPPARIRVVDADGRLRLPFVYGLESGRDPVSFRKVYTEDVSVRYPLRLFARGEPYLLWGLFPAERHFIGVDEPGLLLLFGSDELGRDLFSRTLYGGRISLSIGLVGVAVSFVLGCILGGLSGFYGGGIDNAIQRVIEFLLSIPTIPLWMALAAAVPVDWPPLRVYFGITIILSIIGWTALARVVRGKLISTREEDFVVAAQIAGSTERKIIVRHLLPSFLSYLIVDLTLSIPRMILGETALSFLGLGLRPPVVSWGVLLNQAQNVKAVALHPWMLIPAVFVIVSVLAFNLLGDGLRDAADPYASH, from the coding sequence GTGTCGAGTGCTGCCGCGACCGCCGCCGAGCAGGCGGAAGAGCGCCTCTTTCTCGCTTCGCAGTGGCGCCTCATGTGGCGCCGGCTGGGCCGCCACCGGGTGGCGCTGGCCGGCGGCGTGGTGCTGCTGCTGTTCTACCTTACCATGTGCCTGGGCGCGGAATTCTGCGCCACCTACACCAGGGACACCCGCTTCAAGGCGTTCTCGTTCGCCCCGCCGGCGCGGATTCGCGTGGTCGACGCCGACGGGCGCCTGCGGCTGCCGTTCGTGTACGGCCTGGAGTCGGGACGCGATCCGGTTTCGTTCCGCAAGGTGTACACCGAGGACGTGAGCGTCCGTTACCCGCTGCGCCTGTTCGCGCGCGGCGAGCCGTACCTGCTGTGGGGGCTGTTCCCGGCCGAACGCCACTTCATCGGCGTGGACGAGCCGGGCCTGCTGCTGCTGTTCGGCAGCGACGAGCTGGGCCGCGACCTGTTTTCGCGCACCCTGTACGGCGGCCGCATCTCGCTGTCGATCGGCCTGGTCGGGGTGGCGGTGAGCTTCGTGCTCGGCTGCATCCTGGGCGGGCTGTCGGGGTTCTACGGCGGCGGCATCGACAATGCCATTCAGCGCGTCATCGAGTTCCTGCTGTCGATACCCACCATCCCGCTGTGGATGGCGCTGGCGGCGGCGGTACCGGTGGACTGGCCGCCGCTACGGGTGTACTTCGGCATCACCATCATCCTGTCGATCATCGGCTGGACGGCGCTGGCGCGGGTGGTGCGCGGCAAGCTGATCAGCACTCGCGAGGAGGACTTCGTGGTGGCGGCGCAGATCGCCGGCTCGACCGAGCGCAAGATCATCGTGCGCCACCTGCTGCCCTCGTTCCTGAGCTACCTGATCGTCGACCTGACGCTGTCGATCCCGCGCATGATCCTGGGCGAGACGGCGCTCAGCTTCCTGGGCCTGGGGCTGCGCCCGCCGGTGGTGAGTTGGGGGGTGCTGCTGAACCAGGCGCAGAACGTCAAGGCGGTGGCCCTGCACCCGTGGATGCTGATCCCGGCGGTGTTCGTGATCGTGTCGGTGCTGGCCTTCAACCTGCTCGGCGACGGCCTCCGCGACGCCGCCGACCCCTACGCCTCGCATTGA
- a CDS encoding DNA methyltransferase: MLPATIVAPRTDPIYNCHQYLTKVPIAAIQPFIEACTQPGEIVADFFAGSGMTGLAALTLNRRARLSDISVLGQHIAHGYLTNLPEATLREAGVQVVEQARTAIGTLYTTKRNSDGHRLQLVRTVWSFCYRCPKCDLEIVYFEQLDEQGNPPRTCPSCGANFARRSWQRSDDMPVRVVVHGADGRQVEQNVSSLDWENIAAACRDSRLSDVPSLKIEPHREMYGRSGLAKSGMTETARFFSARNAIALLELWTAIKRIKDSEIRQKLSFAFTAILPRASKRYQWSRKRPLNAQNQTYYIAPVYYEWNVFDLYKRKLSSVIRANDVLFGRQPMLNGFSLQDVTYHKGSAARLSHIQTESIDYVFTDPPFGSNIFYSDMNLFQEAWLGRVTDNTSEAVVHTTGKKKNGAMERYKGLLRDSFKEAYRVLRPGRHMSVVFGNSSGRIWGLVQRALRDAGFKPTPVHVAILDKGQRSIKGLNSGSEGVVILDLVLTVQKPNVGEELNAAAFRSVETGALVHRVIQNHPTLDEQSPSLLYVEIVRTAIKEGLILDNFHLGDVLVALRNAGCSIDQTTGLISCKKG, translated from the coding sequence ATGCTCCCAGCGACGATAGTCGCGCCGCGAACGGATCCTATATATAACTGTCATCAGTATTTAACCAAGGTCCCAATCGCGGCTATTCAGCCGTTCATTGAAGCTTGCACCCAACCAGGCGAGATTGTGGCCGACTTCTTCGCTGGATCCGGCATGACCGGTCTTGCGGCACTGACGCTCAATCGTCGAGCTCGGCTTAGTGACATCTCCGTCCTCGGACAGCACATCGCACATGGTTACCTCACGAATCTTCCTGAAGCGACGCTACGGGAAGCAGGGGTTCAAGTGGTTGAGCAGGCCCGTACTGCGATTGGCACGCTCTACACAACCAAACGGAACAGTGACGGACACCGTCTGCAGCTAGTTCGAACTGTCTGGTCATTTTGCTATCGGTGTCCCAAGTGTGACTTGGAGATCGTGTACTTTGAGCAATTGGACGAACAAGGGAACCCACCACGGACCTGTCCCAGTTGTGGAGCCAACTTTGCACGCCGTTCGTGGCAGCGCAGTGACGACATGCCGGTGCGGGTCGTCGTTCACGGTGCCGATGGGCGTCAGGTCGAGCAAAATGTATCGTCTCTTGACTGGGAGAATATTGCGGCCGCGTGCCGCGATTCCCGCCTAAGCGACGTTCCGTCTCTCAAGATCGAGCCACACAGAGAGATGTACGGCAGGTCTGGCCTCGCGAAATCAGGTATGACGGAGACCGCGAGATTCTTTTCCGCCCGAAATGCCATCGCTCTGCTGGAACTTTGGACAGCAATCAAGAGAATAAAGGATAGTGAGATTCGTCAGAAGCTGAGCTTCGCATTTACTGCCATCCTTCCTCGAGCATCAAAGCGATACCAGTGGAGTCGGAAACGCCCGCTAAATGCGCAAAATCAAACCTACTACATTGCGCCGGTCTACTATGAGTGGAACGTGTTCGATCTATACAAAAGAAAACTGAGTTCCGTGATCCGTGCGAATGATGTTCTCTTTGGAAGACAGCCCATGCTCAACGGCTTTTCGTTGCAGGATGTCACCTATCATAAAGGATCGGCAGCACGGCTTTCGCATATCCAAACAGAGTCGATCGATTATGTATTTACCGATCCTCCATTTGGAAGCAACATATTCTACAGTGATATGAATTTGTTTCAGGAGGCGTGGCTCGGACGTGTTACTGATAATACTTCAGAGGCGGTAGTACACACGACAGGTAAGAAAAAGAACGGTGCAATGGAGCGCTACAAGGGTCTTCTCCGTGATTCATTTAAGGAAGCATACAGAGTGCTTAGACCTGGACGTCACATGTCTGTAGTATTTGGAAACAGCAGCGGACGAATCTGGGGACTCGTTCAGCGCGCTCTGCGGGATGCCGGGTTTAAGCCAACTCCTGTTCACGTAGCGATCCTTGACAAGGGACAGCGATCCATTAAGGGGTTGAATTCAGGATCAGAAGGTGTCGTAATCCTTGATCTCGTTTTGACTGTACAAAAGCCCAATGTTGGAGAGGAACTGAACGCGGCAGCTTTCCGCAGCGTTGAAACCGGAGCACTGGTGCATAGAGTCATTCAGAATCATCCCACCTTGGACGAACAGAGCCCAAGCCTTCTATATGTCGAGATTGTCCGGACAGCAATAAAAGAAGGATTGATATTGGACAACTTTCATTTGGGAGACGTTCTAGTCGCTCTGCGTAACGCGGGATGTTCGATTGACCAGACCACAGGGCTCATCAGTTGTAAGAAAGGCTGA